The following nucleotide sequence is from Solidesulfovibrio carbinolicus.
GCAATGAAAAGGGGAAAAACCCAATGGGTGGTTTACACGGCCGGCCGCTCATCATCGACGAAATGGACCATGTGGTCGAGCGCAACGCCGTGGAGCTGGTGCGGGATCTGTACGAGGCGTCGCGCGCCGCGATCCTGCTCATCGGCGAAAAGGCGCTGCCCGGAAAGCTGGCCCAATGGGAACGCTTCCATGGCCGCATCCTGGATTGGGTGAGCGGCCCTATCTTTATGACATGGCCCGCCGCTGGGGACTGGGCAAGTGGGTTCCCGGCGTCTGCCATCACAACTTGGTGGCCACGCAAAAGGTCCATTCGACCGGTAGAGCTTCAAAACTAAACGTCGTTGTGAACAAATCTACCCGTCGTGCTACAACCCCGGATAACCATTCCCCTGGAATCCCAGGCCACGAGGTTATCCATCGAGAAAAGGGCTACGGACTATCTCCGTAAACCATTGAAATATCTGGCCGGAAAGAGAGGAACGGTTGTCCGGGGCGACCCAATGTCCAAATGTCAGGGGGCGGGGAATGCCAAGTCTCAAGGCCTGAGCAGCCGACTCTTCCCATTCTAGACAGAGTAGAATACCCTGAATCTATAGGCGAGCACCCCCTGTATCGCTGCAAACCCGGCATGGCCGATGATCGTTTCTTTGGTGATTTGAGGGGCCAACGTTCCCACAAGGTGCTTTCGGATACAAAGTTATCATCCCTCTAGAGTCTATCACGGAGCAAAGACCCGCCATGAGCGATGCCCTCCCCAACGATCCGCTTTTTCCTCTCCAGTGGCACCTTCTCAACACCGGCCAAAGCGGCGGAACGCCGGGCATCGACCTCAATGTGGTAAGGGTCTGGGAAGATTACGATGGATCGGGCGTGGTTGTGGGCGTCATCGACGACGGCACAGAAACGGACCACCCGGATCTCGCCGCCAACGAGGACCCGGCCCTGGGCTTCGACTTCCTGCGCCCCGACAACCGTGGCCTGCCGGTCAGCAAGGAAGACATGCACGGAACGAGCGTGTCGGGCGTCATTGGTGCCGTCGCGGACAATGGCCTCGGGGGCACGGGGGTGGCTCCGGGCGCGACCCTCGGAATCGTGCACCTCACCCTGGGAGAGCCGCCCGAATCCATAAGCGACGAGGCGCTCACCGCCGAGAGCGCGGCCATATTCTCCTATGCGCAAGAGTATTTCGACGTGGTGAACAATAGTTGGGGGGATTCGGGGTACGTCGCCAACACCCCAAATGTCCAAGCGGCCATCGAAAATGCCGTCCAATACGGACGCGACGGCCTCGGAACTGTGGTCGTCTTCTCGGCGGGCAACAATCGTAACATATCCGGCGATTCCAACACGGATGCCACGAAGCGCTCGCCCTTCGTCATCGCCGTGGCCGCTGTGAACCATGACGGCGTACCGACCTTCTATAGTAGCCCCGGGACGAATGTCCTCGTGGCCGCCCCTTCGGACGACAGGATCGACGGGAACTGGGTCTGCGGTGTCGTGACGACGGACCGCATGGGCTACGAGGGCTACAACACGGCCCCCTCGCCTGAGGGGGACTATGCCTATGATTTCGGGGGCACTTCGGCCGCCGCGCCCGAAGTGACGGGTGTGGTCGCGCTTATGCTCGAAGCCAACCCGGACCTCGGCTACCGGGATGTTCAAGACATCCTCGCTCTTACCGCCCGCAATGTGGACCCCGAAGGGAATTGGGCCATCAACGGAGCGACCAACTGGAACGGCGGCGGCATGCATGTCAGCCGCGACGTTGGCTACGGCCTTGTGGACGCCCTGGCTGCCGTACGCTTGTCAGAGACCTGGGAAGGGCAAAACACCTACGCCAATCTGGCTACAGCCGAAAGCTCCGTCGAGGTCGGGCAGACCATCCCCGATGGTCAAGGGTATGTAACCTCCTCCATCGCCGTGATCGAGGACATCGACGTCGAGCGGGTGGTCGTCTCCTTCGACATGGAACATGAAAGCTCCTCGGACCTGCGCATCCTGCTGGTCTCGCCATCCGGAACCGAAAGCCTGCTCCTGGACCAAGCCTGGCCGACGAAAAACGCCGCATGGCCGGTGGACATGTCCCTGTCCTCAACCTTCCACCTCGGGGAGAACTCCAAAGGGACCTGGACTCTCTACGTGGCCGACGCCCAAGGGAATAACCTGACGGGGACCCTCAATTCCTGGAAAATCGATTTCTACGGCAAGGAAGCCTCCGACGATTCGCTGTACGTCTACACCAACGAATACTCGGGTATGGCCGCGAGCGACCCGGCTCGGACCATTCTCTTGGACACCTCAGGGGACGACGTCGTCAACGTCGCCGCCGTCTCCTCGGGCAGTGTGGTCAACCTGACCCCCGGAACGCTTGGGCTGGTGGACGGAACACCGCTTGTCCTCGCCGCTGGAACGGCCGTGGAAACTGTTTACGCCGGGGATGGGGACGACGGGCTGGTGGGTGACGTCGCGGACAATTATCTTTTCGGCGGACGCGGAAACGACATCCTCATGGGTGGCCTTGGTGACGACGTGCTCGATGGCGGCCAGAAGGGCGTCGATACCGCCGTCTATACGGGCTCAAGGCTCGATTACCAGCTCGTGCGACAAGATGACGCCGTGACGGTCTCCGGCCCCGAGGGAACCGACCTGCTGCGCAATATCGACGTATTGTCCTTCGCGGATGGCATCTACGCCGTTTCCGCCCTCTATGCGCCGGGATTTGCGGGGGCTACGGGCATTCTTGCATCCTAGCTTCTAAGAAAGGAGGTCCTGGAATTTAACTGGAGCCGCCCCACGCCAGATAGAATTTCAGGGGAATGGTTATCCGGGAGCCTCTTTCCCCTGGGGGCTTTCCCGACGGAGGCGATTGGGGAATGACCTATTCCTCGGCGACAAGCCGAATGCGCCGTGATTTCGCACGTCTGCCGCTGTCGGTCTGCGAAGCGGCCATGACCGGCCGGGGAGCCCCGGCCGGTCATGCTTTTTTCAGGAAGCAGGTCTTGAGCACCAATCCTTTGACCTTGTCGGCGTTGCACTCAATTTCCGCCGGGTCGCCCCCTTTCTCCGCTTGATTGGCCCGGGATATCTGGCAACACGGGACAGTCGCGCCCACGGCCTCTCTGCGAACAATCCGGGCGGTGGCGGCTCTATACGGCATCCGATTTCGATGCGTCATACGCATCCGACACGGAGGAGGCATGGTCGCGGCCGTGGGCAAGCTGATGCGCCATGCCGGCGCCAGGCTGCCTGCAGACCAACGCCGCACTTGGCTGACTGAAATTATTAGTGAAAATCAGAATGTTGGCAATGACTGGCGAGCAGAGAACGGAATAAGGGACGCTTCGAAACCACAGCGCCATGACGAAAGCACCGCATGTCCACAAACTGCTAAGCATGCTAACTGTTTCCAGAACAACTACATTGCTTCAGCCTTGACCGAGACACCCAAAGGAAATAACATGTTTTATTGGTCAATACGTTAACAATGAAATTTCTTTCAACGGCTCTCATCAGCACCATCAGAACAGGCTTCTTTCCAAGCTTCCCTGCACAGCAGCGGAGGCGCGCACGCATCGCATCCTCCGGGGGGGGCGAATTATGTACGTCGGTCTCAAGATGCTCAAGGACTTCAAAAAAGTCACGCCGCAAACGCCGGTTCTTGACGCGGACAAACTGCTTACAGGCAGCGATTTCTGGATGCTTCTTGTCGTTGACGACGACAGGAAGCTGCTCGGCTACGTGCGCAAGGAAGACATCGCCCTGGCCCTGCCCTCCATCATGACCACCCTGGAAAAGCACGAGGCGCTCTACCTCCTGTCCAAGCTCACCGTGCAAAAAATCATGCGCAAGGACATCATCGCCGTGCATCCGGAAATGGAGATCGAGCAGGCCGCCGAAATCATGCACCAAAAAAATCTGGCCGGACTGGCCGTGGTGGGCGACCAGCAAAAGCTCGTGGGCTACATCACCCGCTCGGTCATGCTTGACGTGCTGGTCGAGGAAATGGGGCTGAAGCAAGGCGGTTCGCGCATTGTCTTCGAGGTGGAAGACCGCACCGGCGTCCTTCATGAAGTCTCCGGCATCATCAACGATCTTGGCGTCAGCATCATCGCCACCGGCACCTTTTATCACAACGACCGGCGCATGGTGGTCATCCGGCTGGCAGTGGACGATCCGTATCTGGTGGCCGGGGCCATCGAGCGCAAGGGCTACCGGCTGGTGTCCGCCGCCGACTTTGAAGAGGAGTGGACGAGCTGATGGCCTTTTTGGAAATCGATAACGTCACCCTGACCTTTCGGGGCATCGCCGCCCTGACCGGTGTGAGCTTCACCGTGGAAAAAGGCGGCATCGTCTCGCTCATTGGCCCCAACGGCGCCGGCAAGACCAGCATGCTCAACTGCATAAGCGGCCGCTACACCCCGGACTCCGGGAGGATCAGCCTGGGCGGGCGCGATCTGCTGGCCGTGCCGGCCCACGCCCGCACCAGCCTTGGCCTGTCGCGCACCTTTCAAAATATCGCGCTGTTTAAGGGCCTTTCGGTGCTCGATAATCTCATGGTCGGCCGCCACGCCCGCATGGACTACGGTCTGCTGGCCTCCATCCTCTATTTCGGGCCGGCCCGACGGGCCGAGGACGCCCACCGCCGCCGGGTGGAGGACGTCATCGATTTCCTGCGGCTTTCGCCCTACCGCCACCATCCGGCCGGCAAGCTGCCCTACGGCGTGCAAAAACGGGTGGAACTCGGCCGGGCCATGGCTGCCGAATCCGACCTCATTTTGCTGGATGAACCCATGGCCGGCATGAATCTTGAGGAAACCGAGGACATGGCCCGCTATATTCTCGATATCAATGAAGAATGGGGCATGACCGTGCTGCTCGTCGAGCACGACATGGGCGTGGTCATGGACATCTCCAGCAAGGTGGTGGTCCTGGATTTCGGCCGGGTGCTGGCCGAAGGCCCGCCCGAAGCGGTCATGGCCGATCCGGCCGTGGTGGCCGCCTACCTCGGCGGCGAAGACGCGGTGTTTCTGGGACGCTAGTGTCGCGTCCTCGAAAAGAACACAGCATGTTTCGTCGGCAACATGCTAAAACCATGCATTTTCTTAAAAAAATACTCTCGTATTGTTTAAGGGACGCGACACGAGGCGTCCGGCAACCGATAACCGATACGCGGATGTGACAATGGGCGACGCCCGAAAAATCTACGACGACACCCTGCCCGGCCTGCTGCTGCGGCGCGCCCGCGCCCATGGCGCAAAGACCGCCCTGCGCGAAAAACAGTGGGGCGTGTGGCAGCGCTTTTCCTGGAGCGACTACCTCACCGCCGCGGCCGAATTTGCCGGCGGCCTCAAAAAATACGGCCTGGGCCGGGGCGACATCGTCATCCTCATTGGCGACAACCGACCCGAGTGGCTCTTTGCCGAACTGGCAATCCAGGCCCTTGGCGGCATTGCCCTGGGCCTGTACCAGGACGCCCCGGCCGAGGAGATCGCCCACATCTTCAAACTGTCCGAAGCAAGGCTGGTCGTCGCCGAAGACCAGGAGCAGGTGGACAAGATCCTGGGCCTTCGCCCCGAGCTGCCGCATCTGGCCCACATCGTCTACCACGATGCCAAGGGCCTGGCCGGCCTGGACGAACCCGGACTGGTCAGCTTTGAGGCCGTGCGCA
It contains:
- a CDS encoding CBS domain-containing protein, which encodes MYVGLKMLKDFKKVTPQTPVLDADKLLTGSDFWMLLVVDDDRKLLGYVRKEDIALALPSIMTTLEKHEALYLLSKLTVQKIMRKDIIAVHPEMEIEQAAEIMHQKNLAGLAVVGDQQKLVGYITRSVMLDVLVEEMGLKQGGSRIVFEVEDRTGVLHEVSGIINDLGVSIIATGTFYHNDRRMVVIRLAVDDPYLVAGAIERKGYRLVSAADFEEEWTS
- a CDS encoding ABC transporter ATP-binding protein, which codes for MAFLEIDNVTLTFRGIAALTGVSFTVEKGGIVSLIGPNGAGKTSMLNCISGRYTPDSGRISLGGRDLLAVPAHARTSLGLSRTFQNIALFKGLSVLDNLMVGRHARMDYGLLASILYFGPARRAEDAHRRRVEDVIDFLRLSPYRHHPAGKLPYGVQKRVELGRAMAAESDLILLDEPMAGMNLEETEDMARYILDINEEWGMTVLLVEHDMGVVMDISSKVVVLDFGRVLAEGPPEAVMADPAVVAAYLGGEDAVFLGR
- a CDS encoding S8 family serine peptidase; protein product: MSDALPNDPLFPLQWHLLNTGQSGGTPGIDLNVVRVWEDYDGSGVVVGVIDDGTETDHPDLAANEDPALGFDFLRPDNRGLPVSKEDMHGTSVSGVIGAVADNGLGGTGVAPGATLGIVHLTLGEPPESISDEALTAESAAIFSYAQEYFDVVNNSWGDSGYVANTPNVQAAIENAVQYGRDGLGTVVVFSAGNNRNISGDSNTDATKRSPFVIAVAAVNHDGVPTFYSSPGTNVLVAAPSDDRIDGNWVCGVVTTDRMGYEGYNTAPSPEGDYAYDFGGTSAAAPEVTGVVALMLEANPDLGYRDVQDILALTARNVDPEGNWAINGATNWNGGGMHVSRDVGYGLVDALAAVRLSETWEGQNTYANLATAESSVEVGQTIPDGQGYVTSSIAVIEDIDVERVVVSFDMEHESSSDLRILLVSPSGTESLLLDQAWPTKNAAWPVDMSLSSTFHLGENSKGTWTLYVADAQGNNLTGTLNSWKIDFYGKEASDDSLYVYTNEYSGMAASDPARTILLDTSGDDVVNVAAVSSGSVVNLTPGTLGLVDGTPLVLAAGTAVETVYAGDGDDGLVGDVADNYLFGGRGNDILMGGLGDDVLDGGQKGVDTAVYTGSRLDYQLVRQDDAVTVSGPEGTDLLRNIDVLSFADGIYAVSALYAPGFAGATGILAS